DNA from Sphingomonas psychrotolerans:
CGCGCCCGGGCATTGCCCATCGTCAGCGGCTGCCACGCAGTGAGGCAATGCCCACGCTCGGCGCGGTAATCGGCCCAGCGCTGCACCGCGAGCGGCTCGGCCCAGCAGCGCAGATCGGCGCGGAGGACCCCGTCGAACACCGGCTTGAGCGCCTTCGCCAGCCGCGCGCTCAGATGCTGCAGCGTGACGAGATCGCCGAACGGATTGAGGTTCGCGCTGCCCAAAGCCGGCGCGTGTTCCGCGCTGGCCCGGCGGCGCTCTCGCCGTTCGACGCTGCCGATGTCTGAAGGGGCGTTAACCATGCCCGTTCACTGAACAATGAAATTGGTAAAGTAGACGTTACTTACGCCTCCGAAACCTTCCTTTTCCTTCAGGACGGCGTTGACTGCCTTGGCGAGCCGGTCCTGGATGTGGCGCTTGCCCTCGGCGGTGAAAACCTCGTCCTCGCTGGTCTCGCCCAATGCCATCAGCACCTGCGAGCGGATCGCGATCTCATGGGTCTTGATGTTCTCGAGGACGCGCTCGTCATAGGGCGTGGAGACGGCGATGCCGACCTGGATGAAGTGGACGCTGTCCTGGAGATTGGAAGTGAACTCCTTCTCCATCGGATAATAGCTCGAGGCGTATTTGTCGCCGCCTTCCCCCTTGGGGGTGGGCTTGCCGTGGCCGCCCTCGGAGGCTCCGCCTTCCTCGCCATGACCGCCGCCCTCGCCCTTCAGCGCGGCGCGCTTCTCTTCACTCTTGGGCAGGAGCCGGGGTTCGTTCGAATCGGTCCCGGCGGGTTTCACGCTGAACCAGCCCGCCTGCATGCCGTACACTGCGGCGCCGCCGCCCGTGCCGAGCAGCACGATCGGAAGGCCGAGGATGATCATCAGCTTCTTGCTCTTGCCCTTCGCGGGCGCTGTTTGTGCGTCGGTCTTGTCGGCCATGATGGTCTCCGTTGCGCTCAGGCGATGCGGTCATCGTCGGCAGGGCCGACGGCGGACTCGGGATTGGCGGGGTGCGGCTTGAGCGATTGCGGCTGGGCGGGTTGCTCGCGGCTGTCGCGGTTGGCTCCCTGCCCGGCGGTGCCGCTCTCGAAGCTGGTCTGGCCGAGCTTGAGCCCGCGTGCTTCGGCAAGCTCGCCGAGCCGCGGCTGGGCGTCGGCGATCAGCTGGCGCGCGGCCTGGGTCTCGGTGGTGAAATGAACGTGGACGCGGTCGCCTTCGCAGCGGATCGACACCTCGACCTTGCCCAAAGCCTCAGGCGCGAGGCTGAGCCGCGTCTCGCGCACCGGCGCGGCGTCGCGCAGCGCCTCGATATGCTCGACCATCTTTCCCACCCATTCCTGACGGCGCGTGTCGAGCGCGGCCTGCTGGACGTCGACGGGCGCGGGCGCTGCTTGCGGCTGCGCGGCGTCGGCGGCCGGAGCAAGGATGGCAAGCGCCGCGGATTCCACCCCCGTTGCCGGGCGCAGAGGCGCGGATGCGGCGGGTGTACCAGCGGCGCTCGCACCCTCGATCGCCAAGGGGATCGGCGTCAGGAGCGGCGCGGCCACGGTGGGAGACCGAAGCGGCTGCATCGTCGGTGCCCGCTTCGAGGGACCCGGCGCACTCCGCACCTGTTCGGACGCCCTCTTTGCGGGCGGAATCGCGGCTTCGAGCGCGCGTACAGATGCTTCGTGAAGCACGAAGGGGAGTTGAGTGGCTAGCTCGACTACGGCCGGTGGCAGCGCGGCACCTTCGGCTCGCGGGACGGGCTGTGCGCCCGGCACGGTAGCAGCGACGGGTCTGGCCACGGTCGCGCTCGGGATCAAGGGTGCCGCATCCGCCGCGGTTTCGGCCGCGGGACAGGCGGGTTTGGGAGCTTTCGGACCAGCAATATCCGGCGCTTCCCCGGTCGGGATCGGTAGCGCCTCCGCGTGCTTCGGCGTGGCAAAGGCTGGGGTCGGCAAACGGGCGAGCACGGACTCCACCGTGGCCTCCGGGGCAACCGAAGCGGTCGGCGTCCCGACGTCTGCGTCGGCTTCGCCGAGCAGCGGCGCGGTGGAGCCGGGGAGCGCGACGGCTTCTGTAGCCGCCGGACCTTCCGGCTCGATCGCGACGGCCATAACGGCAGCTGCGACACCGGGTGGCGAAGGCACTGGCTCCGGAGTTGGTGCAATCGCGAACCATGCGAAAGCGATGTCGGCGCCGTCTTTGGGGGCGTCCTGCTCTTCGGCGCTGTCGCTATCGGCGGTGGTCGGCAGTTCCGGCAAATCCTTGCCGGCATCTGCAACCATTTGCCGCCCGGGAAGCAGCGCGTCGCCGTCGCCCTCCGCCACAGGCGCGTCAGCCCGCGGCAGCACCAGCGCGCCCAAAGCGAGCGCGAAGCTGCTGGCGGCTCCCGATGCGAGCAAGGCGGGACGAACCGGCCCGTGCGGCACAACAGGAAGGAGCGACGAAAGCTGGATCAAGTGCGAAACCCCGGGTGAAACTGGTCACCGCAGTTCAGCAAATATCGTGCCGTTTTCTCGCATTGGCCGGCAAAGCCTCGAGTTCGCGCAACACCTTGAGCGCCGCCTTGGCATCCTCGCGCTCGATCAGCTTCTCGATCGCACTCTGGTCGCGATGTGCCTCGCGCGTCGCGGCACGTGCCGTCTCCAGTCCCTGCCTGGCGACGACGACGCGGCGTTCGGCTGCGTGTGCGGATTGGTGGAGGCGATCACGATAATGCGCGGCCGCGATCAGCGAGGTCGCGAAAGTGGGCGCGGGCGCAGCGACGGGCGCGACATTGTCGGCCAGCGCGGCGATACGCTCGCGCAGCGTCTGCTCCTGATCGACCCTGGTGCGCGCATGCACTTCGGCGGCGCGGACCTGATCCAGCTGGAGCGTGCGCACGCGAAGCAGCCGCTCGAGCTTCTTCGCGGTCCTAGCCATCGCCGAACACGCCGGTCAGCTCGGCGACGGCATCGGGCAAGCTGACGATTTCGTCCGCGCTCTGGCGGATATACTCCATCACTGCGGGGTGGCAGGCGATCGCGGCGTCGATCTCGGAATCCGCGCCGGGGCGATAGGCGCCCATCAGCACGAGATCGCGATTTTCCTCATAGGTCGCGAGATGCCGGCGCAGCACGCGCGCGGCATGAAGGTGATCCTTGCCGGCAATGTCGGTCATCACCCGGCTGACCGAAGGGCCCAGATCGATCGCGGGATAGACCCCGCGTTCGGCGAGCGCCCGGCTGAGCACGATATGCCCGTCGAGGATCGAGCGGGCGCTGTCGACGACCGGATCGTTGCCGTCGTCGCCATCGGCGAGCACGGTGTAGATCGCAGTGATCGAGCCGCCCGACGACACGCAGGTGCCGGCGCGTTCGATCAGGCTGGGCAGCATCGCGATGGCGCTCGGCGGATAGCCGCGCGCGCTGGCCGGCTCGCCGAGCGCGAGGCCGATCTCGCGGCCGGCATGCGCAACGCGAGTCAGCGAATCCATGATCAGCAGGACCTTCTTGCCCTCGGCCCGGAAGCTCTCGGCGATCGCGGTAGCGCGCAATGCGCCGCGGATGCGGAGCACCGGCGAGTGATTGGCGGGGACCGCCACTACCACCGAGCGGGCGCGCGCGGCACCGAACACCTTGGTCTCGAGGAAATCGGCGACTTCGCGCGAGCGCTCGCCGATCAGCCCGACCACCACGACATCGGCTTGCGCCGCGCGGACGATCATGCCGAGCAGCACCGATTTGCCGATGCCCGAGCCGGCCATGATCCCGACGCGCTGGCCCTGGCCAATGGTGAGCAGCCCGTTGATCGCGCGGACGCCGACGTCGAGCGGCTGGAGCACCCTGCCGCGATCGAGCGGCGACTGGAGCTTGCCCGCGAGCGGCCATTTGCCCGCGCCCCGGATCGGACCGAGCCCGTCGATCGGCTTGCCGGCGCCGTCGACCACCCGGCCGAGCAATGCGGCACCGACTTCGGCTTCGCCGGGAGGACCGATGGGCCGGACGGGGGCATTGGGGAGCAAGGCGGCCGGGCCGCCGAGGTTCATCATCAAGGTTCGGCCAGCCCGAAAGCCGATCACTTCGGCCTCGACCCGGCTGGCGCCGTCGCCGATCGCACAGACCGTGCCGACGGGGAGCGCGAGGCCCACCGCCTCCATCAGCAGCCCGTCATAAGACGAAAGCCGCCCCGAGACCTTGGCGCGCGGCGCGAAGTCGCGGCAGCCCAGCCCGTCGAGATAGTCGTCGGTGAACTTGTTCAGCATGCCGGCGGGATCGGAACGCGATCGATCGCGTGCGCCAGCTGTTCGAGCCAGATTTCGGGGCCATCCTCGACGATCGTCGAAGCGCTTTCGATGACGAAGCTGCCGCGCGTGACGTGTGGATCGCCGACGGGGAAGATCGTCGTGGGCAGCTTGCCCTGGACGAGCGGGACATCGTCCGGGTGCAACCGCAACAGCGCCGATTCAGCGCCGTCGGCGAGCAGGTCGACCGCGGCGGTGATCCGCGCGGCGAGGATGTCGGGGGCGACTCCGGCATCGCCGATCATCCGCTGGACGAGATGGAGCACGGTCTGGCGGAGATGCCCGGCCATCCGCTCGCGATCGAAATGCGCGCCGGCGGCGAGCGCTGCGGACACTTGATCGAGCAACGCGGCCTCGCGGGCGCGGGCTTCCTCGACTTCGGCGAGCGCCGCGGCGCGGCCTTCGGCGAAGCCGGCCTCGCGCGCGGCGGCGATCGGATCGGTGAAGCTGACGGGGCTGGCGGGCGCCTCGGCCACGAACGGGTCCCAGCCTTCGGTGGGATTGGTGCCGGGATCGGCGGGCGAAAAATGACGTGGGGTTACCGGCGCCGGCTCCTCGAAGCCACGGCGGCCGATGCTGCCGATATCGGCGGCGGCAAATGCGGCACTCTCACCGAACGCGCGATGAAGCACATGCGCAGCCGCCTGCATGCGGCTGGTGAAGCCGGGAGCGAACTCAGACATAATCGTCGTCGCCGCCCTTGCCCGGCATCTGGAGCGTGCCGTCCTTCACGAGGCCGCGCGCGATGCCGATCATCACCTTTTGCGCTTCGAGCACGTCGGCGAGCTTCATCGGCCCGCGCGCCTCCATCTCGTCGCGAATGCCGTCCGCGGCGCGGCTCGACATGCACCCGAGGAAGCGATTGCGGACATCCTCCTCGACGCCCTTGAGCGATTTGGTGAGCGCGTCGGCGTCGACGCTGCGGATGAGGGTAGACAGGTTCTTGTCGTCGAGTTCGAGCAGATTGTCGAAGACGAACATCGCCTCCTCGATTGCCTTTGCGACTTCGCGGTCGATCTTGGCGAGCTTGGGCATCACGCGCTGCTCGGTGACTTTCCGGGCGCCCGACAGGATCTTGGCAGCCTCGCGCGTACCGCCGAGCTGGAGTCCGATCGATTTGCGGCCGCCGGCGGCACGACTGGCGAGCATCGTCTTCAGCGTCTCGATCGCCTCCGGGGGCACGGGTCCCAATTTGGCGACCCGGCGCAGGATCTGCGGCTGGACGTCCTGCGGCAAGTGATCGAACACCTGCGCGGCGACTTCCGAATCTAGCTGGACGAGCAATACTGCAGCGATCTGCGGATGCTCCTCGGCGATCATGGCGGCGATCTCCTCGGGTTCGAACCATTGCAATTGCTCGAGCCCGGCATTGGCCGCGGGCGGCATGATCCGCGCGAGCACGCCTT
Protein-coding regions in this window:
- a CDS encoding flagellar basal body-associated FliL family protein, giving the protein MADKTDAQTAPAKGKSKKLMIILGLPIVLLGTGGGAAVYGMQAGWFSVKPAGTDSNEPRLLPKSEEKRAALKGEGGGHGEEGGASEGGHGKPTPKGEGGDKYASSYYPMEKEFTSNLQDSVHFIQVGIAVSTPYDERVLENIKTHEIAIRSQVLMALGETSEDEVFTAEGKRHIQDRLAKAVNAVLKEKEGFGGVSNVYFTNFIVQ
- a CDS encoding flagellar hook-length control protein FliK; this encodes MLASGAASSFALALGALVLPRADAPVAEGDGDALLPGRQMVADAGKDLPELPTTADSDSAEEQDAPKDGADIAFAWFAIAPTPEPVPSPPGVAAAVMAVAIEPEGPAATEAVALPGSTAPLLGEADADVGTPTASVAPEATVESVLARLPTPAFATPKHAEALPIPTGEAPDIAGPKAPKPACPAAETAADAAPLIPSATVARPVAATVPGAQPVPRAEGAALPPAVVELATQLPFVLHEASVRALEAAIPPAKRASEQVRSAPGPSKRAPTMQPLRSPTVAAPLLTPIPLAIEGASAAGTPAASAPLRPATGVESAALAILAPAADAAQPQAAPAPVDVQQAALDTRRQEWVGKMVEHIEALRDAAPVRETRLSLAPEALGKVEVSIRCEGDRVHVHFTTETQAARQLIADAQPRLGELAEARGLKLGQTSFESGTAGQGANRDSREQPAQPQSLKPHPANPESAVGPADDDRIA
- a CDS encoding FliI/YscN family ATPase, whose protein sequence is MLNKFTDDYLDGLGCRDFAPRAKVSGRLSSYDGLLMEAVGLALPVGTVCAIGDGASRVEAEVIGFRAGRTLMMNLGGPAALLPNAPVRPIGPPGEAEVGAALLGRVVDGAGKPIDGLGPIRGAGKWPLAGKLQSPLDRGRVLQPLDVGVRAINGLLTIGQGQRVGIMAGSGIGKSVLLGMIVRAAQADVVVVGLIGERSREVADFLETKVFGAARARSVVVAVPANHSPVLRIRGALRATAIAESFRAEGKKVLLIMDSLTRVAHAGREIGLALGEPASARGYPPSAIAMLPSLIERAGTCVSSGGSITAIYTVLADGDDGNDPVVDSARSILDGHIVLSRALAERGVYPAIDLGPSVSRVMTDIAGKDHLHAARVLRRHLATYEENRDLVLMGAYRPGADSEIDAAIACHPAVMEYIRQSADEIVSLPDAVAELTGVFGDG
- a CDS encoding FliH/SctL family protein yields the protein MSEFAPGFTSRMQAAAHVLHRAFGESAAFAAADIGSIGRRGFEEPAPVTPRHFSPADPGTNPTEGWDPFVAEAPASPVSFTDPIAAAREAGFAEGRAAALAEVEEARAREAALLDQVSAALAAGAHFDRERMAGHLRQTVLHLVQRMIGDAGVAPDILAARITAAVDLLADGAESALLRLHPDDVPLVQGKLPTTIFPVGDPHVTRGSFVIESASTIVEDGPEIWLEQLAHAIDRVPIPPAC
- the fliG gene encoding flagellar motor switch protein FliG — protein: MNALRSFNGVERAAVLMMLVGEEEAAAILQKLDPDEVRDLGKAMFTVADVSEAEVDQVLDDFVFKARGRSSVVFDPRPQIAGMMTRALGSERAEGVLARIMPPAANAGLEQLQWFEPEEIAAMIAEEHPQIAAVLLVQLDSEVAAQVFDHLPQDVQPQILRRVAKLGPVPPEAIETLKTMLASRAAGGRKSIGLQLGGTREAAKILSGARKVTEQRVMPKLAKIDREVAKAIEEAMFVFDNLLELDDKNLSTLIRSVDADALTKSLKGVEEDVRNRFLGCMSSRAADGIRDEMEARGPMKLADVLEAQKVMIGIARGLVKDGTLQMPGKGGDDDYV